CCCCCAGGCCCAGAGAGGTGGCCACGCCGAGCACGGTGCCCACCACGGCCAGGACGTCAATGACGTCGCCGGCGAGGCCGTTGATGCGGTGACCGATCAGCGGATACAGGGCGGCGCGCAGCGACAGCGGCAGGCCGTGCCGGTAGGAGAAGAAGGCCAGTGACAGGGCCACGATGATGTAGATGGCCCAGGGATGCAGCCCCCAGTGGAAGAAGGTCAGCCGCATGGCCTCGTTGGCTGTCTCAGGTGTGGCAGCCTCGCCGCGGGGCGGCTGCAGGTAGTGCAGCACCGGCTCGGCGACGCTGTAGAACAGCAGGCCGATGCCCATGCCGGCAGAGAACAGCATGGCGAACCACGAGAGGTAAGTGTACTCCGGCCGCGAGTCGGGTGGCCCCAGGCGCAGATTGCGGAAACGCGGGTGCAGTAGCAGCGCAAGCACGTACAGCAGCAGGAATGCGACCACCCCCGTATAGACCCAGCCGAAGTGCATGACCAGGAACGCCTGGGTGGCCTCCATGGCAGCGCCCAACGTGCTGGTCCAGACCGCGCCGGTAATCACCAGCGCCAGAACGATTGCCGCGGACGGCAGAAAAACCCGTGGATTCATTGAGCTGGCTGATCCCTTGAGCGCGGCTTCACGGCGTTGATGGATGCTAACACGCGCCATAGCGGCGTTGGGGCGTGTCTGCCTCCTCGGGGGTATATCTGCCGGGGCTCCCTTGATCCATATCAAGAAAGGCCGGCACCGGGCCGCGGATAATAGCGCCGACCTGCCATGACTAGCGACCAGTGGATGGAATCCAATGGAACGAACAATCACCTATAACGAAAACGTGGTGCGCCAGTTCAGCATCATGACGATCGTCTGGGGCGTCGTCGGGATGGGCGTGGGGGTGCTGATCGCGGCGCAGCTTATCTGGCCGGCGCTCAACTTCGACGTTCCCTGGCTGAGCTACGGCCGGCTGCGGCCGCTTCACACCAACGCCGTGATCTTTGCCTTCGGGGGGTCCGCGCTGTTTGCCACCTCCTACTGGGTGGTCCAGCGGACCTGCCAGACACCGCTGTTCGCGCCGAAACTGGCGAGTTTCACGTTCTGGGGTTGGCAGACGGTGATCGTGCTCGCAGCCATCACGCTGCCGCTGGGCATTACCCAGAGCAAGGAGTACGCCGAGCTGGAGTGGCCCATCGCGTTGCTCATTGCGGTGGTCTGGGTCTCGTACGCTGTGGTGTTCTTCGGCACCATCGTCAAGCGCAAGGTCAAGCACATCTACGTGGCCAACTGGTTCTACGGTGCCTTCATCCTGGCCGTGGCCATGCTGCACATCGTCAACAACCTGGCCATCCCGGTATCGCTGACCAAGTCCTACCCGGTGTATGCCGGTGCCGTGGATGCCATGGTCCAGTGGTGGTACGGCCATAACGCGGTGGGCTTTTTCCTTACCGCCGGCTTCCTCGGCATGATGTACTACTTCGTGCCCAAGCAGGCCAACCGGCCCATCTACTCCTACCGGCTGTCCATCGTCCACTTCTGGGCGCTGATCTCCATTTACATGTGGGCCGGGCCGCACCACCTGCACTACACAGCACTGCCGGAGTGGGCGCAGTCCCTGGGCATGGTGTTCTCGCTGGTGCTTCTGGCGCCGAGCTGGGGGGGCATGATCAACGGCATCATGACGCTCTCCGGGGCCTGGTACAAACTGCGCACCGACCCGATTCTCAAGTTCCTGATCGTGAGCCTGTCCTTCTACGGCATGGCCACGTTCGAGGGGCCGATGATGTCCATCAAGACGGTCAACGCCCTGTCCCACTACACCGACTGGACCATTGGCCACGTCCATGCGGGCGCGCTGGGCTGGGTGGCATTCATTACTTTCGGTGCCATGTACTTCCTGATCCCCAGGCTCTACGGCCGCGAGACCATGCACAGCGTCAAGGCCATCGAGTTGCATTTCTGGATCGCCACCCTGGGTGTTGTGCTGTACATCGCTGCCATGTGGATCGCCGGGGTGATGCAGGGGTTGATGTGGCGTGCCGTCAACGAGGACGGCACGCTCACCTACACCTTCATGGAGTCCCTGGTGGCGACTTACCCCTACTATCTGGTGCGGCTGCTGGGCGGCGTGCTGTTCTTCGCCGGCATGCTGATCATGGCCTGGAACGTGTGGATGACCACGCGTCCGGCAAGGGAAGCCGCAACGGTCCGCACGGCGACGCAGGAGGCCTGAAACCATGAGCAAGGGTCATGAGGTAGTCGAGAAGAACGTCGGCGTGATGGCGGTGCTGATCATCGCCGTGCTCAGCGTCGCCGGGCTGGTGCAGATCGTGCCGCTGTTCTTCGCCGCTGAGACCACGCAGCCCATCGAGGGGGTGGAGCCCTACGAGCCGCTGGAGTTCGCCGGCCGTGATATCTACGTCCGCGAGGGCTGCTACGGTTGCCACTCGCAGATGATCCGGCCCTTCCGGGCGGAGACGGAGCGCTACGGGCACTACTCCGTGGCCGGCGAGTTCGTCTATGACCGCCCCTTCCAGTGGGGTTCCAAGCGCACCGGACCGGATCTGGCGCGGGTCGGCGGGCTCTACAGCGACCTGTGGCACGAGATCCACCTGCTCAATCCGCGGGACGTGGTGCCGGAGTCCAACATGCCGGCCTATCCGTGGCTGGCAGAGCGCACGCTGGACGGCGAGCAGATTGCCCGGCGCATGCGTGCCCAGCAGCGCTGGCTCGGGGTGCCTTACACCGACGAGCAGATCGAGAATGCCGTCGACGAAGTCGACGGCAAGACCGAAATGGAAGCCATCATCGCCTACCTCCAGGGGTTGGGCACGGCCATCGAGCACAGGCGCTGACGGGAGGCTGCATGGATATCAATACCGTTCGTGGCCTGTTGACGCTGATCCTGCTGATCCTGTTCATCGGGATCGTGTTCTGGGCGTTTAGCAGCCGGCGCAAGAAGGATTTCGAAGAGGCCGCCCGGCTGCCGCTGGAGGACGAGGAACCGGCAGAGAACAGCGACGCCGCGGCAAGGCAAGAGCACAAGCGCGAGGGCAGGGACCATGAGTAGTTTCTGGAACTGGTACATCGGCATCATTGCCGTCGCCAACATTCTGGCCTGTGTCTGGCTGATTCGCTGGACGGCGAAGAAGCGCCCGGACGAAAAGGCGGCGCACGAGACCACCGGTCACGAATGGGACGGGCTCACGGAGCTGAATAATCCCATGCCGCGCTGGTGGCTGTGGTTGTTCTACGCCACCATCGTTTTCGGCCTGATCTACCTGGTGCTGTATCCCAGTTTCGGTAGCTACCAGGGCCTGCTGGGCTGGTCACAGTACAGCGAGTGGGAACAGGAAGTGGCGGAAACCGAGGAACGGGTTGCACCCTTGTTCCAGGAATACGCCGAGATTCCCATACCGGAGCTGGCGGGGCATTCCGACGCCATGCAGACCGGCAGGCGCCTGTTCGACAACAACTGCGCCGTCTGCCACGGCGTGGACGGCGGCGGGCGTCCCGGTTTTCCGAATATCGCCAACAATGTGTGGAACTGGGGCGGCGAGCCCGAGCAGATCTACAAGTCCATTCTCGATGGCCGCCGCGGAGTCATGCCGGGTCTGGGCGGCGCGCTTGGTGATGAGGGCGTGGAGAAGGTGGCGGCATACACCTTCAGCCTCAGTGGCCGCGATGCCCCCGAGGAGCTGGTGAGCGCCGGCGAGGAGCTCTACCAGCAGCGTTGTGCCGCCTGCCATCAGGCGGATGGCAGCGGCAACCCGGCCATGGGCGCACCCAACCTCACCGATGACAACTGGATCTACGGCGGTAGTCTGGAGGCCATCAAGACCTCCATTCGCGAAGGGCGCCAGGGCGTCATGCCGGCGCAGAAGGATCTGCTCGGAGAGGATCGCGTGCACGTGCTCGCGGCGTATGTCTACAGCCTGTCCATGGACGAGCGTGACGCCGAGGTCAACGGCGAGGAAACCGCCGATGCCGGTGGCGATGAATAAGGAGCGCTGGCTGCAGTGCCTGGGTAGCACGCTGTGGCCGTCGTTCCTGGCGGCGGCGGTGGCCTCGGTGGTGTTCTTTGCCAGTATTGATCCCGAGACCCTGCGTATGCAGACGCTCCCCGGCTGGGAGGTGAGCCGCATGGCCGGCTACACCATCGGGTTCTTCATGTTCTGGGCGGTGGCGCTGTTTTCCAGCAGCCTGACCTATCTGTTGAGCGGAGGCGGCAACCGACGCCATGAGTAAGCGGGAGGACAAAGTGGAGTTCGACGTGGGCATGTATGCCGCCCGCGAGAAGATCCACCCGCGCGAGGTCGACGGCACTTTCCAGCGATTGCGCCACCTGGCCGTGATTGTGCTGCTCGGCATCTACTACGGGCTGCCCTGGATCACCTGGGACGCTCGTCAGGCGGTGCTGTTCGACCTCCCGGCCCGGCAATTCCACATTTTCGCGCTGACATTCTGGCCCCAGGATTTTGTCTACCTGGCACTGCTGCTGATCCTTGCCGCATTGTCGCTGTTCTTCTTCACCGCCCTGGCAGGGCGCATGTGGTGCGGCTATGCCTGCCCCCAGACGGTGTGGACCGAGGCGTTCATGTGGATGGAACGCTGGACCGAGGGCAAGCGCCAGCAGCGTCTGAAGCTGGACAACTCCCCTTGGGCGGGCAGAAAGCTGCTGCGCCGGGGCAGCAAGCACGTCCTGTGGGTGGTGTTTGCGCTCTACACCGGGTTCACCTTCGTGGGTTATTTCACGCCGATACGCGAGTTGTCCGTGAGCGTGGCGACCTTCGGTCTCGGCCCCTGGGAGACGTTCTGGCTTCTCTTCTACGCCTTCGCCACCTGGGGCAACGCCGGATTCCTGCGGGAGCAGGTGTGCATTTACATGTGCCCCTACGCGCGCTTCCAGAGTGCCATGTTCGACCCCAACTCGCTGATCATCTCCTACGACGCCCAGCGGGGAGAGCCCCGGGGTGGGCGCTCGCGCAATATCGATCACCGGGCCCAGGGGCTGGGTGACTGCATTGACTGCAACCTCTGCGTGCAGGCCTGTCCCACGGGGATCGACATCCGCGACGGGCTGCAGTATGAGTGTATTGCCTGTGCCGCCTGTATCGATGCCTGCGACAGCGTCATGGACAAGATGAACTACCCCCGCGGGCTGATACGCTACACCACCGATAACGCCATGGAGGGCAAGCCGTCGCATATCCTGCGGCCGCGCATTGTCATCTATGCCGTGTTGCTGCTGGCGTTGATGGCCGGGACTGCGTACAGCCTCACCCAGCGCACACCGCTGTCCATGGAGGTGCTGGCGGACCGGAACGTGCTCTACCGGGACGTGGACTTCGAGACAGTAGAGAATATCTACACGGTTCGCATTCTCAACAAGGACCAACAGGCGCGGGACTACGTGCTCAGTGTGGATGGCCTGCCCGGCGCCGAGGTGGTGACGCGGCCGGAACACATCCGCGTCGACGCCGGT
The DNA window shown above is from Aquisalimonas sp. 2447 and carries:
- the ccoN gene encoding cytochrome-c oxidase, cbb3-type subunit I, with the protein product MERTITYNENVVRQFSIMTIVWGVVGMGVGVLIAAQLIWPALNFDVPWLSYGRLRPLHTNAVIFAFGGSALFATSYWVVQRTCQTPLFAPKLASFTFWGWQTVIVLAAITLPLGITQSKEYAELEWPIALLIAVVWVSYAVVFFGTIVKRKVKHIYVANWFYGAFILAVAMLHIVNNLAIPVSLTKSYPVYAGAVDAMVQWWYGHNAVGFFLTAGFLGMMYYFVPKQANRPIYSYRLSIVHFWALISIYMWAGPHHLHYTALPEWAQSLGMVFSLVLLAPSWGGMINGIMTLSGAWYKLRTDPILKFLIVSLSFYGMATFEGPMMSIKTVNALSHYTDWTIGHVHAGALGWVAFITFGAMYFLIPRLYGRETMHSVKAIELHFWIATLGVVLYIAAMWIAGVMQGLMWRAVNEDGTLTYTFMESLVATYPYYLVRLLGGVLFFAGMLIMAWNVWMTTRPAREAATVRTATQEA
- the ccoO gene encoding cytochrome-c oxidase, cbb3-type subunit II, producing the protein MSKGHEVVEKNVGVMAVLIIAVLSVAGLVQIVPLFFAAETTQPIEGVEPYEPLEFAGRDIYVREGCYGCHSQMIRPFRAETERYGHYSVAGEFVYDRPFQWGSKRTGPDLARVGGLYSDLWHEIHLLNPRDVVPESNMPAYPWLAERTLDGEQIARRMRAQQRWLGVPYTDEQIENAVDEVDGKTEMEAIIAYLQGLGTAIEHRR
- a CDS encoding cbb3-type cytochrome c oxidase subunit 3; translated protein: MDINTVRGLLTLILLILFIGIVFWAFSSRRKKDFEEAARLPLEDEEPAENSDAAARQEHKREGRDHE
- the ccoP gene encoding cytochrome-c oxidase, cbb3-type subunit III, which codes for MSSFWNWYIGIIAVANILACVWLIRWTAKKRPDEKAAHETTGHEWDGLTELNNPMPRWWLWLFYATIVFGLIYLVLYPSFGSYQGLLGWSQYSEWEQEVAETEERVAPLFQEYAEIPIPELAGHSDAMQTGRRLFDNNCAVCHGVDGGGRPGFPNIANNVWNWGGEPEQIYKSILDGRRGVMPGLGGALGDEGVEKVAAYTFSLSGRDAPEELVSAGEELYQQRCAACHQADGSGNPAMGAPNLTDDNWIYGGSLEAIKTSIREGRQGVMPAQKDLLGEDRVHVLAAYVYSLSMDERDAEVNGEETADAGGDE
- the ccoG gene encoding cytochrome c oxidase accessory protein CcoG; the protein is MSKREDKVEFDVGMYAAREKIHPREVDGTFQRLRHLAVIVLLGIYYGLPWITWDARQAVLFDLPARQFHIFALTFWPQDFVYLALLLILAALSLFFFTALAGRMWCGYACPQTVWTEAFMWMERWTEGKRQQRLKLDNSPWAGRKLLRRGSKHVLWVVFALYTGFTFVGYFTPIRELSVSVATFGLGPWETFWLLFYAFATWGNAGFLREQVCIYMCPYARFQSAMFDPNSLIISYDAQRGEPRGGRSRNIDHRAQGLGDCIDCNLCVQACPTGIDIRDGLQYECIACAACIDACDSVMDKMNYPRGLIRYTTDNAMEGKPSHILRPRIVIYAVLLLALMAGTAYSLTQRTPLSMEVLADRNVLYRDVDFETVENIYTVRILNKDQQARDYVLSVDGLPGAEVVTRPEHIRVDAGSTGQVTASVRVPRDEARGAGHSIELRLQATDDETIQQTNTARFHGPREE